In Mangifera indica cultivar Alphonso chromosome 1, CATAS_Mindica_2.1, whole genome shotgun sequence, a single genomic region encodes these proteins:
- the LOC123219471 gene encoding cytochrome P450 71D9-like encodes MLHASIYFLTGKMVILVQSPFVLYSLPMELLLRFFSILITSLLFLYMVKKILKRTKTSNTPFHLPPGPWKLPLIGNLHQLLGGSLPHHRLRALAKKYGPLMHLQLGEISTVVVSSPEFAKEIMKTHDVVFASRPRTFLSEIMSHGSTGAVFTPYGDYWRQVRKICTLELFSTKRVLSFRSIRAEEVSNLVSWVDSKAGSTINLTEKVHSLIYSITSRAAFGNKFEDQELFISIVDELTKVAAGLTVADLYPSIEFLQSVTGIRRHIEKLHRETDRMMERIINEHKKNKESLNMGKHEEEAEDLVDVLLRVQEQGELEFPLTTDNIKAIILDIFGAGGETAATTIDWTMSELMKNPRLLEKAQAEVRQVFNSKSKVDETSIDEMKFLKLVIKETLRLHPPAPLLVPRESRERCVTNGFEIPMKTRIIVNAWAIGRDPAYWNEPEIFNPERFLDRPVDYKGANFEFVPFGSGRRICPGMSFGLMNVELALAMLLYHFDWKLPSGMKTEDLDMTEVFGITVRRKDDLQLIAIPYHPSTAA; translated from the exons ATGCTTCATGCTTCCATCTATTTCTTGACTGGAAAAATGGTCATCTTAGTCCAATCCCCATTTGTGCTGTATAGTCTTCCCATGGAGCTCCTATTGCGTTTCTTCTCAATCCTAATCACTTCCCTTCTCTTTCTCTACATGGTGAAGAAGATACTGAAGAGAACCAAAACCAGTAACACACCTTTTCATCTACCTCCAGGGCCGTGGAAATTACCTCTCATCGGAAACTTGCACCAGCTGCTGGGAGGCTCTCTTCCACATCACAGACTAAGAGCCTTGGCCAAGAAATACGGACCATTGATGCATCTTCAGCTCGGGGAAATTTCCACTGTCGTTGTTTCTTCGCCTGAATTCGCCaaagaaataatgaaaactCACGACGTTGTCTTTGCATCAAGGCCTCGAACCTTTCTGTCAGAAATCATGTCGCATGGTTCCACTGGTGCTGTCTTTACACCATACGGGGATTATTGGAGACAAGTCAGGAAAATTTGTACTTTGGAGCTTTTTAGCACCAAACGGGTCTTGTCTTTTCGATCCATCAGAGCGGAAGAAGTGTCGAATCTTGTCAGCTGGGTTGATTCAAAAGCGGGATCAACAATTAACCTTACAGAGAAAGTTCATTCTTTGATATATAGCATCACTTCCAGGGCGGCCTTTGGCAACAAATTCGAAGATCAAGAATTGTTCATATCAATTGTAGATGAACTTACGAAAGTTGCAGCAGGGCTTACTGTCGCAGATTTGTATCCTTCCATTGAGTTTCTCCAATCGGTCACAGGAATCAGACGTCATATAGAGAAGTTGCATCGTGAAACTGATAGAATGATGGAAAGAATTATCAATGAACACAAGAAGAACAAGGAAAGTTTAAACATGGGCAAGCATGAAGAAGAAGCTGAGGATCTGGTTGATGTTCTTTTGAGGGTTCAAGAGCAGGGTGAACTTGAATTTCCCTTGACTACTGACAATATCAAAGCAATCATCTTG GACATTTTTGGCGCTGGTGGCGAGACAGCTGCAACAACTATAGATTGGACGATGAGCGAACTGATGAAAAATCCAAGACTGCTAGAGAAGGCACAGGCTGAAGTGAGGCAAGTTTTTAACAGTAAAAGCAAGGTCGACGAAACAAGCATCGATGAAATGAAGTTCCTGAAGCTAGTCATAAAGGAGACTTTGAGACTACATCCTCCTGCTCCTTTGTTAGTTCCCAGAGAAAGCAGAGAAAGATGTGTCACCAATGGATTCGAAATACCCATGAAAACAAGAATAATTGTGAACGCATGGGCTATTGGGAGAGATCCTGCATACTGGAATGAACCTGAGATTTTCAATCCAGAGAGGTTTCTCGATCGGCCTGTCGACTATAAGGGGGCTAACTTTGAGTTTGTCCCATTTGGGTCTGGCAGAAGAATATGCCCTGGAATGTCGTTTGGACTGATGAATGTTGAGCTTGCACTGGCGATGTTGCTGTACCATTTTGATTGGAAGCTTCCCAGTGGAATGAAGACTGAAGATCTGGACATGACCGAGGTCTTTGGTATAACAGTAAGAAGAAAAGATGATCTGCAGCTTATTGCCATTCCTTACCATCCTTCTACTGCTGCATAA
- the LOC123219482 gene encoding serine acetyltransferase 1, chloroplastic-like — MAACIDTSRLSQEPNMSTNDDHACKYVKTCCPTFSDRVSCVPFNKSHTKTIHTRGVVSDDQDLWLKIQDEAKSDVEQEPILSNYYFTSILSHQSLETALANLLSIKLSSSSLSEGTLYDIFTGVLVEDDETIIKAVKADLRAVKERDPACISYVHCLLNFKGFLACQAHRIAHKLWSQGRKALALLIQNRVSEIFSVDIHPGAKMGSGILFDHATGVVIGETAVIGDNVSILHNVTLGGTGKASGDRHPKIGDGVLIGAGTCILGNIRIGDGAKVGAGSVVLKDVPARTTAVGNPARLIGGKENPIRLDRIPSFTMDQTSHTHEWSNYVI; from the coding sequence ATGGCTGCTTGTATTGACACCTCTCGGCTTTCCCAGGAGCCAAACATGTCCACAAACGACGACCATGCATGCAAATATGTGAAAACCTGTTGCCCCACTTTCTCTGATCGTGTTTCTTGCGTACCCTTCAACAAAAGCCACACAAAAACCATACACACACGTGGTGTTGTCAGCGATGATCAAGATCTATGGCTTAAAATCCAGGATGAAGCGAAATCAGACGTCGAACAGGAGCCCATCTTGTCAAACTACTACTTCACTTCAATCTTGTCGCATCAATCTCTGGAAACTGCCTTGGCGAATCTGCTTTCCATCAAACTCAGCAGCTCAAGTCTCTCTGAAGGTACCTTGTATGATATTTTCACAGGCGTGCTTGTGGAGGATGATGAAACGATCATTAAAGCTGTGAAGGCTGATTTGAGAGCGGTGAAAGAGAGAGACCCGGCTTGCATAAGTTATGTGCATTGCTTGTTGAATTTCAAAGGCTTTCTCGCCTGTCAGGCGCATAGAATTGCGCATAAACTTTGGTCACAAGGCAGAAAGGCCTTGGCCTTGCTGATACAGAACCGGGTTTCCGAAATTTTCTCAGTTGATATTCATCCTGGAGCCAAAATGGGAAGTGGGATTTTGTTCGATCATGCCACCGGAGTTGTGATCGGAGAGACGGCGGTGATCGGTGACAATGTTTCGATTTTGCATAATGTGACATTGGGGGGCACAGGGAAAGCGTCCGGCGACAGGCATCCGAAAATCGGTGATGGGGTTTTGATTGGGGCAGGGACTTGTATTTTGGGCAACATCAGGATTGGTGATGGGGCCAAAGTTGGAGCGGGCTCGGTGGTGTTAAAGGATGTTCCGGCGAGGACTACGGCTGTTGGTAACCCGGCGAGATTGATTGGTGGGAAGGAGAATCCTATCAGGCTTGATAGGATTCCAAGTTTTACCATGGACCAAACTTCGCATACTCATGAATGGTCTAATTATGTTATTTAG
- the LOC123219491 gene encoding 30S ribosomal protein S10, chloroplastic encodes MATNSVSATVLPSFTIPISSNPKLSFFSCSLPSKVNTFKLGTAVRPSVSSSTRVFAAPEILDGTETLSPEVEGSEALSPSVSMDTEQIAPKQKIRIKLRSYWVPLIEDSCKQIMNAARTTNAKTIGPVPLPTKRRVYCVLKSPHVHKDARFHFEIRTHQRLIDIVHPTAQTIDSLMQLDLPAGVDVEVKL; translated from the exons ATGGCAACGAATTCAGTCTCTGCAACAGTATTACCTTCTTTTACAATACCCATTTCTTCAAATCCAAAGTTGTCttttttctcttgttctttACCCTCTAAAGTTAATACCTTCAAGCTTGGTACTGCCGTACGGCCCTCAGTTTCTTCATCAACCAGGGTTTTTGCTGCTCCTGAAATCTTGGATGGAACAGAAACTTTATCGCCTGAG GTTGAAGGTTCTGAGGCACTTAGTCCCTCGGTCAGCATGGATACAGAGCAG ATTGCACCAAAACAGAAAATCAGAATCAAGCTTAGGTCTTACTGGGTGCCCCTGATTGAGGACTCTTGCAAGCAGATAATGAATGCCGCAAGGACTACAAATGCCAAGACCATTGGTCCCGTGCCATTACCAACCAAGAGGCGAGTATACTGTGTTCTCAAATCCCCACATGTGCACAAGGATGCTAGATTCCATTTTGAGATCCGAACTCACCAACGCCTTATTGATATTGTACACCCAACTGCTCAAACTATCGATTCTTTGATGCAACTCGACCTTCCTGCAGGAGTTGATGTAGAGGTCAAGCTCTAA
- the LOC123219500 gene encoding pectinesterase QRT1-like isoform X1 — protein sequence MLLMLLLILLLFFTMQVLLYLLLSFLSHLFTFHACCNFLLLASSVVVLSNFMDCFWFPESVFLVFGLVFVAFLAGFQVGFCDESVKFITWDDMRVDIERGGLSVGMGDSLNHSRVLVVDKNGGGHSVTVQGAIDMVPENNPQRVKIYILPGIYREKITVPQSKPFISLIGNDSDVSETVITWGDKASDKDSDGNELGTYNSASVTILSDYFCATGVTFENSVVAIPGEKGMQAVALRIGGDKAMFYRVRILGTQDTLLDDIGSHYFYQCHIQGTVDFIFGRARSLYQVLNSFPRCFLGPTFYVFFMIPGLGKMVVESEKTNVQNSVIHSIAKNSGAIAAHHRDSPDEETGFSFVNCVINGTGKIYLGRAWGSYARIVYSYSFMDDIIVPSGWTDWNVPDRQKTAVFSEYQCWGKGADTSQRVPWLKSFSFEEAQPYLNMTFIDGNQWLRL from the exons ATGTTGTTGATGCtgttattaatattgttattattcttCACCATGCAAGTGCTTCTGTATTTATTACTCTCCTTTCTTTCTCACCTTTTCACCTTCCACGCTTGTTGTAACTTCCTCCTTCTTGCTTCTTCTGTTGTGGTGCTTTCGAATTTCATGGACTGTTTTTGGTTTCCAGAGagtgtttttcttgtttttggtcTGGTTTTTGTGGCCTTTTTGGCTGGTTTTCAGGTGGGTTTTTGTGATGAAAGCGTCAAGTTTATCACCTGGGATGACATGAGAGTTGATATTGAAAGAGGAGGGCTGAGTGTGGGAATGGGAGATAGTTTGAATCACAGTAGAGTTCTTGTGGTTGACAAAAATGGTGGAGGGCATTCTGTAACAGTTCAAGGCGCCATAGATATGGTCCCTGAGAACAATCCACAAAGAGTCAAAATCTACATTCTTCCGGGAATTTACAG GGAAAAAATTACAGTGCCACAATCTAAACCTTTTATTTCCCTCATTGGGAATGACAGTGATGTCTCTGAAACTGTAATTACTTGGGGAGATAAAGCATCTGATAAGGACAGTGATGGCAATGAATTGGGCACATATAACTCAGCTTCAGTGACCATTTTGTCAGATTATTTTTGTGCCACTGGGGTTACTTTTGAG AATTCAGTGGTTGCAATTCCTGGAGAAAAGGGAATGCAGGCGGTGGCATTGAGAATTGGTGGTGATAAAGCAATGTTCTACAGAGTCAGAATCCTGGGGACTCAGGATACTCTCTTGGATGACATTGGATCTCATTACTTTTACCAATGTCACATTCAAGGCACTGTGGATTTCATTTTTGGGAGGGCAAGATCTCTCTACCAGGTTCTTAATTCTTTCCCAAGATGCTTTCTTGGTCcaacattttatgttttttttatgattCCAGGCCTTGGAAAAATGGTGGTTGAATCTGAAAAAACAAATGTGCAGAATTCTGTGATTCATTCCATTGCCAAAAATTCCGGGGCAATTGCAGCCCACCACAGGGATTCACCGGATGAAGAGACAGGCTTCTCTTTTGTCAACTGTGTAATCAATGGAACTGGCAAAATCTACCTGGGAAGAGCCTGGGGAAGCTATGCAAGAATAGTGTATTCATATTCATTCATGGACGATATCATAGTTCCCTCAGGATGGACTGACTGGAACGTTCCTGACAGGCAAAA GACTGCTGTATTTAGTGAATACCAATGTTGGGGAAAGGGCGCTGATACAAGCCAGAGGGTGCCCTGGTTGAAGTCTTTCAGCTTTGAGGAAGCACAGCCTTATCTGAACATGACATTCATAGATGGAAATCAGTGGCTAAGACTATAg
- the LOC123219500 gene encoding pectinesterase QRT1-like isoform X2 — protein MLLMLLLILLLFFTMQVLLYLLLSFLSHLFTFHACCNFLLLASSVVVLSNFMDCFWFPESVFLVFGLVFVAFLAGFQVGFCDESVKFITWDDMRVDIERGGLSVGMGDSLNHSRVLVVDKNGGGHSVTVQGAIDMVPENNPQRVKIYILPGIYREKITVPQSKPFISLIGNDSDVSETVITWGDKASDKDSDGNELGTYNSASVTILSDYFCATGVTFENSVVAIPGEKGMQAVALRIGGDKAMFYRVRILGTQDTLLDDIGSHYFYQCHIQGTVDFIFGRARSLYQNSVIHSIAKNSGAIAAHHRDSPDEETGFSFVNCVINGTGKIYLGRAWGSYARIVYSYSFMDDIIVPSGWTDWNVPDRQKTAVFSEYQCWGKGADTSQRVPWLKSFSFEEAQPYLNMTFIDGNQWLRL, from the exons ATGTTGTTGATGCtgttattaatattgttattattcttCACCATGCAAGTGCTTCTGTATTTATTACTCTCCTTTCTTTCTCACCTTTTCACCTTCCACGCTTGTTGTAACTTCCTCCTTCTTGCTTCTTCTGTTGTGGTGCTTTCGAATTTCATGGACTGTTTTTGGTTTCCAGAGagtgtttttcttgtttttggtcTGGTTTTTGTGGCCTTTTTGGCTGGTTTTCAGGTGGGTTTTTGTGATGAAAGCGTCAAGTTTATCACCTGGGATGACATGAGAGTTGATATTGAAAGAGGAGGGCTGAGTGTGGGAATGGGAGATAGTTTGAATCACAGTAGAGTTCTTGTGGTTGACAAAAATGGTGGAGGGCATTCTGTAACAGTTCAAGGCGCCATAGATATGGTCCCTGAGAACAATCCACAAAGAGTCAAAATCTACATTCTTCCGGGAATTTACAG GGAAAAAATTACAGTGCCACAATCTAAACCTTTTATTTCCCTCATTGGGAATGACAGTGATGTCTCTGAAACTGTAATTACTTGGGGAGATAAAGCATCTGATAAGGACAGTGATGGCAATGAATTGGGCACATATAACTCAGCTTCAGTGACCATTTTGTCAGATTATTTTTGTGCCACTGGGGTTACTTTTGAG AATTCAGTGGTTGCAATTCCTGGAGAAAAGGGAATGCAGGCGGTGGCATTGAGAATTGGTGGTGATAAAGCAATGTTCTACAGAGTCAGAATCCTGGGGACTCAGGATACTCTCTTGGATGACATTGGATCTCATTACTTTTACCAATGTCACATTCAAGGCACTGTGGATTTCATTTTTGGGAGGGCAAGATCTCTCTACCAG AATTCTGTGATTCATTCCATTGCCAAAAATTCCGGGGCAATTGCAGCCCACCACAGGGATTCACCGGATGAAGAGACAGGCTTCTCTTTTGTCAACTGTGTAATCAATGGAACTGGCAAAATCTACCTGGGAAGAGCCTGGGGAAGCTATGCAAGAATAGTGTATTCATATTCATTCATGGACGATATCATAGTTCCCTCAGGATGGACTGACTGGAACGTTCCTGACAGGCAAAA GACTGCTGTATTTAGTGAATACCAATGTTGGGGAAAGGGCGCTGATACAAGCCAGAGGGTGCCCTGGTTGAAGTCTTTCAGCTTTGAGGAAGCACAGCCTTATCTGAACATGACATTCATAGATGGAAATCAGTGGCTAAGACTATAg